Genomic window (Streptococcus porcinus):
CAAAATCAAAAGGCCAGAGGTATCCCAATCCAAACGGCCAACAGGATAAATACGTTCCTTAACTTGTGGTAATAAATCAATAACCGTTTTTCGTCCCTTATCATCAGAAACACTTGAAATGACACCACGTGGTTTATTTAGCAAATAATAGACTTTCTCTTCATTATAGATAGGACTACCTTCTACTTCCACCACATCACCTGACTTGACAATCGTTGCTAAATCTGTAATAACTTGGCCATTTAACGTTACCAAACCCCGCTTAATTAGCTCTTCTGCTTTTCTACGACTGGCGACACCAGCATGGGCAATATATTTATTTATTCTCATTTTTTCTCTTTTCTTTTGAAAATTCCACAGGTGTACAGTTAATCATTGTTTTGAAAAAGAGCAATCTCTTGGTCTTCAATTTCTAAACTCGACACGTCTATTAAGTCGTCCAAGTGATTAATACCCATATAATCCAAGAAATAATCAGTTGTGACATATAAATTTGGTCGACCAATTACTTCTTTTTTACCAGCCTCTTTTACCAGCTCAAAGGCTAGCAACTTACTCAAAGCACCACTCGAATTAACACCTCTAATATCATCAATTTCTAAACGTGTTATGGGTTGCTTATAAGCAATAATGGATAGAACTTCTAGACTCGCCCGTGATAAACTTTGATTAATTGGTGCTTTCGCAAAACTCTTTAATAATTCGGCATAAGCATTTTTAGTAACCAACTTGTAAGTTTGGGCTGATTCCATTAAACAAAGAGCTGAATCTGCATCTTCTTCATATTTTTCAGCTAATTTTTCCATTTGTTGTTGCAGTGCTGTCGGTGATAGATGGATTAAGTTTGCTAGCTGCCGCAAACTCAAGCCTTCTTCTCCGGAAACAAAGAGCAATGCTTCGATTTTTGATAAATGAGTCATGACATTTCCTTTATTAAAATGATATCTGCAAAAGTATCTGCTTGCTGAACTTTAGCTACTTGAACCTTGATTAATTCTAGTGTCGCTAAAAATAAAGTAATGACTTCATTGAGACTAGTACATTCTTTAAAGACATCAGTGAGAACAAGCTGTTTTTGCTTGTTTAACTTACCTTCCAAATGCTCCATCATGTCTTCAATAAGAAAATCCTCACGCTCAATAACTGTATGATTTTGTTTGAATTCTTCTTGTTTGACAGCCATTATTTTCGAAAAGGCTAAAAAGAGATCTGTAATGGTTTTGTCTTCTCGTAAGACAGTATCTTCAAAAATCAATTCTTGTTTTGGTTTTGAATAAAACAGAGCTCTACGATTATGTTGCTCTCCTAAAGCTTGACTCAACTCTTTAAAGCGACTATATTCCTCAATTTTGCTCAAAAGTGCGAATTCTGGATTATCAGCTTCTGGTTCAGCTTCGACAATTTTAGGTAAAAGGCGACGGCTTTTGATCAACATAAGCTGACTAGCCATCAACATATATTCCCCTGCTAATTCTAACTTCATAGCATGAAGTGTCTCAATGTAACTTAAATATTGTTCAATGACTTCTACAATAGGCACTTCGTAAATATCAACTTGATATTTGGAAACTAAATGCAGGAGTAAATCTAAGGGGCCTTCAAAATCTTTTAATTTTATATCCATTACATTTTGTAGTACTTTTCTAGTGTGATAGGACTTTTCAATCCTAGAAGTTGACTCAATTCCAATAGTGACTTACCAGCTGCTTTTTCTTTAAGTATATAGTGATGACGCAGATCTTGAGCATTTAAATGTGAACAGCCAATAGTGATTAAAAAAGCCTTTAATTGCGTAAAAAACCATTGACGTGAAAAAGCTTGACCTTTATGGTCAAAGAGGAAAAGAGCATCGTTATCAAGAATAGACTCTAAAAAAGGCAATAGTACTTTTGGCAATTGTAGCACACGAACATTACCTTGACGGTAAATCCGTAAACTCTGAAAAGCTAAAGAACAATCTGCTACCTTTATCATTGCAATTTCACTTGGTAAAAGGCCTAGTTCTAGGATTAGCAAGGCAATAGTCTGACCAATCTTTTCTGTTGAGTTCTGATAGAAAAGCTGCCTATCCAAATTTTGTTTCTCTATCTGATTTGTATCATTCTGGCTAATCTTCTCATCAATACGGAGATAGCTATTGTAATTTCCAGATTGATAAAGAAAGAGAAGAAACTGATTGACTGTTGAAAATTTTCGACGTTTGGCCGACTTACTCAAATGAGCAATTTGTTGCTTATACAAGGTTAGCCTTTCTTGGCTTAGTTTTTCTGAAATCATGTTAACAAATTGCAATAAATCATAGCGATAAGCCGATTTAGTATTGTCAGATAAGTGTTTTTGCTCAAGGAAAACTTCTACCAGATTAATCATCTTTTTTTGAAATCCTAAAATTATCTGTAAAGTCATGCAATAGGCTATTTAAAGCCTTAAGAATTGACTTACGCGTAATAATACCCACAAAAATATCTTGATCATTAACAACTGGTAAAAATGGATAATCAACTAATTTATGCATAATCAGTGTCAAACTAGCCGTATTGCGGATTGACTCAATTTTAGTATTAACCATTTCTCCAATATCAGTCTGGTTCAACTCCCAATCTGTTAGTTGTTTCTTAACTTGATAACTTAGAATATCTGAGATACTAATTGTACCCTTAAAATGACGATCTTTTGTCAAAACAGGAACTCTGGAAAAGCCATTATTAACCAATAATAGCATGACATGATCAGAATTATGAGTATCAATAAAAATGGCTAAATCATCTGCTGGTATTAGATAACTATCTAAATGTTGTAAAATAAAATCTTCAAATTCTTTTGCGATCATCGTTTAAATTCCTTAGTCAGTGACGGGTAAAGGCTATGATCTCGAGTCAAATAATCAACTTTGATGGCATCATCAGCCAATTCGATACGAGCATACAGCTTTTCATTAACCTCTCCACGAGGTTGCGACACGGATCCAGGATCAACAAAAAGGGTTTTTCCAAGTTTCCAAGCCGCTGGACGATGCAAGTGTCCATACAGACATAGATCTGCATCAGCTTCTTGTGCAAAATAGTCAAGTTTATCCCAAGTGAAATTGATATTATACAAGTGTCCATGTGTTTGAGCAATGGTAAAGGAGTCTAGCTTTGTCACTAAGCGATCTGGATACCCTATATCATAATCACAATTTCCACCTACCACATGGACCCCATCCCAAATAGAGTCTGAACTTTTCAATTCAGAATCTCCATTATGAAAAATGGCGTCCACTTGACCAATATATTTGTCTTTAATAGCTTGAATAATATCTCGATCTCCGTGAGAATCACTCATTACTATAATTGTTTTGCTTGCCACGATGGAAAGACCTCCATTAATTTTCGAACAGCTTGACCTCTATGCGATAATTGATTCTTTTCTTCAGCTTCTAGTTCAGCTGCATGACGACCGGTCTCACCGACAATAAAGAGAGGATCATAGCCAAAACCATGATTACCTTTTGGTTGAAAGGCAATATAACCAGGCCAATCTGCCTCAACAACAAGACTTTCTTTATCCGGTGCAGCTACTACCAAGGTTGAATGAAATTGCGCTGAACGATCTTTTTGATCAAAAACCATAGCTAATTCATGCAATAATTTAGCATTATTACGGTCATCTGTGGCATCAGGTACTGAAAAACGAGCTGACCAAACACCTGGAAGTCCCCCCAAGGCAGCCACTTTCAACCCCGAGTCATCTGCCAAGACCATTTTTCCTGTTAGGTGTGAAATAGTTTCTGCTTTCAAGCGAGCATTTTCTTCAAAGGTTACACCAGTTTCCGCGACCTCTGGCAAATCGGGATAATCGTTAAGATTTTCTACACGATAACCGAGATCAGCAAACAAACGACGGAATTCTTTGGTTTTTCCCTCATTTCGTGTAGCAATCAAGATTGTTTCGCCAACTCCTTTTCTGCTATCAGGGAAAAAGACAGCCATTGATACACCACCTTCTGGGAGATAGACAGCAAGTAACTTTTCATCCTCACTTAATAAGATAGCTCCTGCATGGCGGTCCACCTTGATTTCGCGCTTCGTTTCTTGATTGATCATATCAACAATAAAAGAAAGGAGTGAAAAAGGAGATTGGTAGCGAAGCACTGAAACATCATAGCCCTTAGGATTTTCCCAGTCTAGCTCGGTAGATATACCATCTAAAAGATCATCTATTTTTTTGACCATCATCTGGTCTACTCCCCAACCCGAGACCATATTATGACCAGTCATTTTTCCGATAAACCAGCTATCCTTGTCTTTATACTCGTAAATTTTTTCACTCATAAGGTCACATGCTCCACATTAATTTTTCGTTTTAACCATACTGAGGCAATCTCTTGAAAGGTTTCAGGGCTTGCCGTTGTGTAAAAATAGTGTCTCACTTTTTCTTGATAACGACCACTGTTGATTTCAAAGTAATTTAAGAGAACAGAGATATCTCGTACACACTCCGCTCCGCTATCAATCAACTTGACTGATGGTCCCATAACGTTTTGAATAATAGGACGAAGCAAGGGATAGTGGGTACAACCTAAGACCAAAGTATCTACCTTCCCAACCAAGGGTGCTAAAGTTTCATAAACAACCTTTTTTGCTACGCTAGATTGTATTTCATTGGACTCAACAATAGGTACAAATTTAGGACAAGCTAAGCTAGT
Coding sequences:
- the scpB gene encoding SMC-Scp complex subunit ScpB — protein: MTHLSKIEALLFVSGEEGLSLRQLANLIHLSPTALQQQMEKLAEKYEEDADSALCLMESAQTYKLVTKNAYAELLKSFAKAPINQSLSRASLEVLSIIAYKQPITRLEIDDIRGVNSSGALSKLLAFELVKEAGKKEVIGRPNLYVTTDYFLDYMGINHLDDLIDVSSLEIEDQEIALFQNND
- a CDS encoding segregation/condensation protein A; translated protein: MDIKLKDFEGPLDLLLHLVSKYQVDIYEVPIVEVIEQYLSYIETLHAMKLELAGEYMLMASQLMLIKSRRLLPKIVEAEPEADNPEFALLSKIEEYSRFKELSQALGEQHNRRALFYSKPKQELIFEDTVLREDKTITDLFLAFSKIMAVKQEEFKQNHTVIEREDFLIEDMMEHLEGKLNKQKQLVLTDVFKECTSLNEVITLFLATLELIKVQVAKVQQADTFADIILIKEMS
- a CDS encoding metallophosphoesterase; its protein translation is MASKTIIVMSDSHGDRDIIQAIKDKYIGQVDAIFHNGDSELKSSDSIWDGVHVVGGNCDYDIGYPDRLVTKLDSFTIAQTHGHLYNINFTWDKLDYFAQEADADLCLYGHLHRPAAWKLGKTLFVDPGSVSQPRGEVNEKLYARIELADDAIKVDYLTRDHSLYPSLTKEFKR
- the cbpB gene encoding cyclic-di-AMP-binding protein CbpB: MIAKEFEDFILQHLDSYLIPADDLAIFIDTHNSDHVMLLLVNNGFSRVPVLTKDRHFKGTISISDILSYQVKKQLTDWELNQTDIGEMVNTKIESIRNTASLTLIMHKLVDYPFLPVVNDQDIFVGIITRKSILKALNSLLHDFTDNFRISKKDD
- a CDS encoding nucleoside-triphosphate diphosphatase is translated as MSEKIYEYKDKDSWFIGKMTGHNMVSGWGVDQMMVKKIDDLLDGISTELDWENPKGYDVSVLRYQSPFSLLSFIVDMINQETKREIKVDRHAGAILLSEDEKLLAVYLPEGGVSMAVFFPDSRKGVGETILIATRNEGKTKEFRRLFADLGYRVENLNDYPDLPEVAETGVTFEENARLKAETISHLTGKMVLADDSGLKVAALGGLPGVWSARFSVPDATDDRNNAKLLHELAMVFDQKDRSAQFHSTLVVAAPDKESLVVEADWPGYIAFQPKGNHGFGYDPLFIVGETGRHAAELEAEEKNQLSHRGQAVRKLMEVFPSWQAKQL
- the xerD gene encoding site-specific tyrosine recombinase XerD, translating into MINLVEVFLEQKHLSDNTKSAYRYDLLQFVNMISEKLSQERLTLYKQQIAHLSKSAKRRKFSTVNQFLLFLYQSGNYNSYLRIDEKISQNDTNQIEKQNLDRQLFYQNSTEKIGQTIALLILELGLLPSEIAMIKVADCSLAFQSLRIYRQGNVRVLQLPKVLLPFLESILDNDALFLFDHKGQAFSRQWFFTQLKAFLITIGCSHLNAQDLRHHYILKEKAAGKSLLELSQLLGLKSPITLEKYYKM